One part of the Edaphobacter acidisoli genome encodes these proteins:
- a CDS encoding helix-turn-helix domain-containing protein, which translates to MPRPMSASERKHARELGAWLARKRLALSLTQIEFARMFGVGEDAVSRWENGKARISHYTVHRVKEMLRDEGLSV; encoded by the coding sequence ATGCCGCGTCCCATGTCTGCCAGCGAGAGGAAGCATGCGCGGGAGCTCGGTGCATGGCTGGCGCGCAAGCGTTTGGCCCTGTCGCTGACGCAGATTGAGTTTGCGCGCATGTTCGGAGTCGGCGAAGACGCGGTCTCGCGCTGGGAGAACGGGAAGGCGCGGATTTCGCACTATACGGTGCATCGCGTGAAGGAGATGCTTCGCGACGAGGGTTTGTCTGTATGA